Part of the Cohnella candidum genome, TGGATTGGGCGTTCAGCAAATGGTGGGCGATGCCCGTGCTGGCGCTGTTCAACAGCTGGAAATGGTTCGCGATCCAAATGATCATTTTCCTGGGCGGCCTGCTCTCCATAAATCCCGAGCTCTATGAAGCGGCGGAAGTCGACGGTGCAAGCTGGTGGAATCGGTTCTGCAACGTCACTTTGCCGATGCTGAAGCCGCAAATCGTATTCGTCACCACCATGAATATTATCAACGGCATGCAGATGTTTTCCGAAGTCTTCATGATGTTCAACCTCGAAGGCGGTCCGTACCATTCGGGATTGACGCCTGTTCTGTATCTCTACAAGAAGGGCTTCAACGAAATGAACATGGGATACGCCTCTACGGTCGGCATTTTCCTCATGTTGATCATCGTCTTCCTTACGACCGTTCAGTGGAAGCTGTTTAACCGGAAAGAAACGAATTAGGAAAGGACGATGAGCATGACTCTATTACGAAAACGGCAGTTATGGGTTTATCTGGTGCTGATTCTCGGGTCTTTGCTGGTCGTCTATCCGTTCATTTTCATGATATTGAACTCTTTCAAGATCGGAACGGAGATCCTCAATTACCCGACGCGTCTGCCCCGGCATTGGTCCCTTAACGGTTACCATAGAGTGTTCGAGCAGCTTGACCTGGGCAATATGTTCAAAAACACGATCATCATCGCCGTCAGCGTCACCGCGCTGAACGTCGTGCTCAGCTCCATGGTCGCCTATGCGCTGAGCAAGTTGAATTTTCCCGGCAAAGGCCTGCTGTTCCAGGTCATTATCGGATCGATGATGATCCCAGGCGTGCTGCTCATGATCCCGGCGTACTCGATGTATTACCAATGGGGATGGATCAACACCTACACGGTCATGATCATTCCCGCGGCGCTCAGCGCCTACAATATTTTCTTGATCCGTCAGTTTATGACGGCCATCCCGAACGATTTTCTCGAGGCCTCGCGGCTGGACGGCTGCACGGAAATCCAGACTTTTCTGCGAATCGTGCTCCCCATGTCTTTGCCGGTATTGTCGACCGTCGCCATCCTGACGTTCATGGGCAGCTGGAACGACCTCGCCGGTCCGCTCCTGTATCTTCAGGACAGGGAAATGTACACGCTGCAGCTCGGGCTGTACACGATCAAGTCGGAAATTCCCGGACAAAATCTGGACCAGCTCTGGGCCGCGCTGACGATGACCACGCTGCCGGTGGTCGTGGTCTTCTTCTTCCTGCAGCGATACTTCGTCAACGCCTTTACCGGCGTGGGCTTGAAATAAGGAGGCGACAGAGGCGATGAAAAAATGGATTGCCGCGCTGGCCGCCGTCCTCGCCGTCGTGCTGGTCTACGGCTACGTATGGCTGGGCAGCTACAAGATGGCCGTCAAGTATTACGACCAGGCCGAAGAGAACATGAACAAACAAAGGTACGATATCGCCCTTAAAGGTGATGAAGCTTACAACCGGACCTCCAAAAAATACGAGTACGTGGGCGGTTACGAACAAGTGCTCAGCATTTGGAAGAGTCCGTACGCTTGGCCTAGGCCGGCGGTGTACGACAAGGCGAAGGACAAAATCGACGAGATCGTGAACGACAAGCTGACCCCCGAAGCGGGCGTGCAGCTTGTCCAGAAGTATTTGCGCCAGGATAACGCCTTCCTGCCGGAAATCCTTGTGTCTTCCACGAAGAAGCTGATCGAGCAGGACCGCAAGGACGAAGCGAAGGACGTGCTCGATATGCTCTCCGACGCATTCGGCAGCCAGCCGGGCATGCAGGAGCAGATCGAAGCCTTGAACGCCAAACTGAAGTGATAGAGAGAAGAGAAGGATCGGATCGCGATTGGAGCGGGAGGAAACATCATGGCTGTGCGGATGCAGAGCGGCAAATTTACGATCGATGGGCAAGACGTTTTTCTTTACGGCGGGGAATGCCATTACTTCCGGGTTCCGAAGCAAGAGTGGAAAGACCGGCTCGATAAATTGAAGGCGGCGGGCTGCAACCTCGTCAGCACCTACGTTCCATGGGTCTGGCACGAAATTTCGGAAGGCAGCTACGACCTGACCGGCACGACGCGGGGAGAGCGGGATCTGAAATCGTTCCTCGAACTGGTGGCGGAATCCGGCTTATACTGCATCGTCCGCCCGGGTCCGTACGTTATGGCCGAGGTGCGTTATGAAGGCGTGCCGACCTGGGTGCACGAGCAGTATCCCGAAGTCGTGGCGAAGCAGCGCGGCGGGGAGAATCATCCGGCCCGCATCGTGTCTTATCGCCATCCGACTTTCCTTGCGAAGGTGCGCAATTGGTACGAGGTGGTAAACGAGGTTCTCGCGCCCATGCAAATCACGCGCGGCGGTCCGGTCATCATGTACCAGCTGTGCAACGAGATCGGCATGCTGCATTGGGTGACGAACACGTCCGATTTCAATCCGGACACGCTGAAGAGGTTCGGCGAATATCTATCCGGGCGTTTCGAATCCGTTGCGTCGTTCAACGAAGCTTACGGCGTGGAGGAAGCGTCTTTCGGCGCGTTCGCAGAGCGGTTCGGCCGCGGGTTAAGCGAGAACGATCCTTCGTTCCATACGCTGTGGGGCGAGTTCTGGCGGACGTATATCCGCGATTACGTGGGAGACTTGCGCGGTTTCGCGCGCTGGACGGGCATCGACGTTCCGTTCATCATCAACGTGCACGGCTTCAAGGACTACTCGATCTACAGCCGGGGCACCGATTATCCGGTCGGGCTGTCCCAGCTGTATGAGACGGTGCAATTCGACGACGTCGTGCTGGCGGGGGACTTCTACCCCGGTCACATCGGCTACGACAGCTATCACGACCTGGTGCTGGCGTCCGCCTACACGAAGGCGGTATCACATCCGGAACAGCCGCTGTTCTCGGCGGAATTCCAATCCGGACGCCTGGTCGACCGGCCGCGCCTATACCCCCAGGACCTCGACCTCAACACGCGTACTTGCGTCGCGCATGGCATGAACGCGCTCAACTATTACATGTTCGCGGCCGGTGAGAATTACGAGCATATCGGGCTGTTCGGCCGCCGCCACGAATGGCAGGCGCCGCTTGATTCCGCCGGCAATCCGGGCGCGAATTATTGGAAAGCCCAGCATCTGGGCCGCATGTTCCAGGCGATCGGAACCCGGCTGCTGAATGCGCCCAAGCGCATTCACACGCATATCGGTTTCCACCCGAACGACTATATGACGGAGGTCGTGGAGGAGCGCGAGCAAGGGATGATCCGCGAAATCGTGGCGAAGCGGGAACAAGCGGCATTCGACGGCATCGTCCGGCTTCTCGTGGCGGCGAACCTGCAGTTCGAAGCGGTGGATTTGCTGCGGCCGATCCGCGTGCAGGACGTGCCTACGCTATGGGTATTCTCGACCGCGTACATGGAGGCGGAGCTTCAGAGCCGGCTGGCGGAGTACGTACTGCAGGGCGGCAAACTCGTGCTGTACCCGGAAATTCCGACGAAGGACCGGATGGGCAAGCCCTGCACGGTGCTTAAAGACGCGCTCGACCTCGGCGATTTCGAGATCGTGTCCGCCTACGCGGATTACGTCGACGTGCTGGACGTCGATTCGGTGCTGGTGCGCCAGCGCCTTCGGTTTTCCCGTTACGAGGGCCGGAAAGTCGCCTCCTTCACCCGCGAGGGCGGAGATGAGGTTGCCGCTTACCTGAAGCCGGCCGGCCGGGGCGAGATTCTCGTGTTCGGCGTGTCGATGGGACAGGACTATGCGTATCAATTGGAGGTCATCCGAAAAGTCGCCGCGCTGGTCGGCATCGAAGGCCATCTGTCGGCAAGCAACGATAACCTGTCGCTCGTCGAAAGAACGGACGGAGAACGTTCCTTTCTGTTCGTCCACAATTACGACGAGGTGGCGCAAAGCGCGGTGTTGAGCCGTGACGGACAAACGCTGTTCGGCGGCTCGGAAGTGGCGCTGGAGCCTCGCGGCGGCGCGATTTTCCTGCTTCAAGACCGGGTAGCGCCGGGTCTCGTCGTCGAGGAAGCGACGGCGGAGATGACCGGACTTGAGGCGGGCGGAAACGATGTGAAGATGACTTTCAAGCCGCATGGCGGATCGGGCCGGGTGAAGCTTCGGTTCGAAGGACGCTGGACGGACCGTGGCGGCAAAGAATACCGAGATGAATCGTTCTTGTACGAAGTGAAGGAAGATGATGAGGGGCAATTTCATTTCAGCAGGCAAGCATAGACGGGGAAGGAGATACGCAGCATGAACGACACACGATTCCCGGAAGGCTTTGTCTGGGGAACGGCGACATCCGCCTATCAAATCGAAGGCGCGGCGAACGAAGGCGGCAAGGGAGAATCGATCTGGGACCGCTTCTGCCATACGCCGGGCAAGATCGCCGGCGGGGACACGGGAGATACGGCTTGCGACCACTACCATCGATATAAGGAGGACATCGCGCTTCTGGCGGAGCTCGGGATCCCGAACTACCGGTTCTCGATCGCATGGCCGCGTATTTTTCCGGAGAAAGGCAAAGTGAATCCGGAGGGCATCCGGTTTTACCATGGCTTGCTGGACGAGCTTCAGAAATACGGCATCGAGCCGATGGCTACGATTTTCCACTGGGACCTGCCCCAATGGATACAGGACGAAGGCGGCTGGGCCAGCCGGGACATTGTGCCCCATTTTCTCGCGTATGCCGAGCTCCTGTTCCGGGAGTACGGCGGCCGCGTGAACAAGTGGAACACGATCAACGAGCCTTGGGTCGTCTCGATGCTCGGCCACGGCACCGGCGTTAACGCGCCGGGCCATACCGACTGGTACGAGGCGCTGGCCGTCGCCCATCATGTGCTGCTCTGTCACGGGCTGACCGTCCGGAAGTACAAAGCAATGGGCTTTACGGGAGAAATCGGCATCGTGCTGAATTTCACCCCGACGTATCCGGCGACCGAATCCGCGGAGGACAAGGCGGCTGCCGCCCGTTACGACGGCTATTTCAACACCTGGTTTTTGGGACCGGTTTTCAAGGCTGCTTATCCCGCGGATATGGCGGCTTGGTATGCGGCCAAGCTGGGCCCCCTGCGGTTCATCCAAGACGGGGATCTGGAAATCATGAATACGCCGGGCGACTTTCTCGCGTTCAACTACTACACGCGCGACGTCGTTAAAGCCGGCAGCGGATTTCCGCTGCTGGACGTCGATTTCGCGGCAACGGACGCCGACAAGACGGACATGGGCTGGGACATCCATCCGGAATCGCTGTACCGCCTGCTGACCCGTTTGAAGGAAGAGTACACGCAGCTGCCGATCTACATTACGGAGAACGGCGCCGCTTACGATCTCCCGGTAGTCGGAGGAGAGATCCGGGACGACAACCGCATTGCGTACATTCACGACCATCTGGAAGCCTGCCTCCGGTTTATCCGCGAGGGTGGAAACCTGCAAGGATATTACGTGTGGTCGTTCCTCGACAATTTTGAATGGGCGCTCGGTTACCAGAAGCGGTTCGGCATCGTGCACGTCGATTACGAGACGCTGACTCGCACCCCCAAACGAAGCGCGAAATGGTATTCGGACGTCATTCGGCGCAACGGCTTGCCGGAGCGGGTATAGTCCGACGGAAATCTAAGACGTGACAACCCTTCTCTGAAAGACTATGATAGTCATTAAAAAAATTTTCAGAGGAGTCGAACAACATGAAACTGCAACAAAGAGCCGTTATCGTCACGGGTGCGGGATCCGGAATCGGGCGGGCGATTTGCCTGGAGATGGCGAAGGAAGGCGCGCGGGTCGTTGTCGCGGACATCCAGCAGGCCGGCTGCGACGAAACCGTCCGCCTCGTACGGGAAGCGGGCGGGGAAGCGATCGCCGTGCGGGTCGACGTCACGGAAGCGACGCAGATCGAGGCGATGGTGGATGCGGCGATTCAAGCCTACGGACGAATCGACGTCGTATGCAATAATGCCGGCATCGGAGGAGCCGCGCTGCCGGCGCTGGAAGCGTCCGAGGACATGTGGGACCGCGTCATGAACGTCAACGTGAAGAGCATGTTCATGGTCTGTCGGCGCGTCATTCCGCATATGCTGCGCAACGGCGGAGGCACTATTATCAACACCTCTTCCGCCTCCGGATTCATCGCCAGCCCCGCCGGCTGCGACTACACGGCGTCCAAACACGCCATCCTCGGACTCACGAAACAACTGGCTTACGAGTACGGGCAGAAGGGAATCCGCGTCAACGCGATTTGCCCGGGCGTCATCGAGACAGCGCTGACCAAGGACGTCGCGGTCGACGGAGGACCGTTCGAGCAGTTGACGATGAACGCGCCGGCCGGCCGTTACGGACAGCCGGAGGAAGTGGCGAAAGCCGCCGTGTTCCTGGCTTCCGACGACGCGAGTTTCATGCACGGCGCGGCCGTTCGCGTCGACGGAGGTTCCACCGTTTATTAAGCGGTTATCGGGTTTCCACGAATAGAAAGCCCCCGACGGGTTGGATCGTCGGGGGCTTTCGGCGTTTGTTCC contains:
- a CDS encoding carbohydrate ABC transporter permease, producing MNPQKRREAMTGYLFSLPWVVFFLVFLTYPLLLAFKMSFQNISVTQANKAEFVGFGNWVAVVQDSLFWKATFNVVYNQAIFIAVVFVVSLGLALLLKEITKGGALIRTMYFLPVITSVAVSIIVFNMLSGPSGPIQQILISLGILDKGVDWAFSKWWAMPVLALFNSWKWFAIQMIIFLGGLLSINPELYEAAEVDGASWWNRFCNVTLPMLKPQIVFVTTMNIINGMQMFSEVFMMFNLEGGPYHSGLTPVLYLYKKGFNEMNMGYASTVGIFLMLIIVFLTTVQWKLFNRKETN
- a CDS encoding carbohydrate ABC transporter permease, which codes for MTLLRKRQLWVYLVLILGSLLVVYPFIFMILNSFKIGTEILNYPTRLPRHWSLNGYHRVFEQLDLGNMFKNTIIIAVSVTALNVVLSSMVAYALSKLNFPGKGLLFQVIIGSMMIPGVLLMIPAYSMYYQWGWINTYTVMIIPAALSAYNIFLIRQFMTAIPNDFLEASRLDGCTEIQTFLRIVLPMSLPVLSTVAILTFMGSWNDLAGPLLYLQDREMYTLQLGLYTIKSEIPGQNLDQLWAALTMTTLPVVVVFFFLQRYFVNAFTGVGLK
- a CDS encoding beta-galactosidase; its protein translation is MAVRMQSGKFTIDGQDVFLYGGECHYFRVPKQEWKDRLDKLKAAGCNLVSTYVPWVWHEISEGSYDLTGTTRGERDLKSFLELVAESGLYCIVRPGPYVMAEVRYEGVPTWVHEQYPEVVAKQRGGENHPARIVSYRHPTFLAKVRNWYEVVNEVLAPMQITRGGPVIMYQLCNEIGMLHWVTNTSDFNPDTLKRFGEYLSGRFESVASFNEAYGVEEASFGAFAERFGRGLSENDPSFHTLWGEFWRTYIRDYVGDLRGFARWTGIDVPFIINVHGFKDYSIYSRGTDYPVGLSQLYETVQFDDVVLAGDFYPGHIGYDSYHDLVLASAYTKAVSHPEQPLFSAEFQSGRLVDRPRLYPQDLDLNTRTCVAHGMNALNYYMFAAGENYEHIGLFGRRHEWQAPLDSAGNPGANYWKAQHLGRMFQAIGTRLLNAPKRIHTHIGFHPNDYMTEVVEEREQGMIREIVAKREQAAFDGIVRLLVAANLQFEAVDLLRPIRVQDVPTLWVFSTAYMEAELQSRLAEYVLQGGKLVLYPEIPTKDRMGKPCTVLKDALDLGDFEIVSAYADYVDVLDVDSVLVRQRLRFSRYEGRKVASFTREGGDEVAAYLKPAGRGEILVFGVSMGQDYAYQLEVIRKVAALVGIEGHLSASNDNLSLVERTDGERSFLFVHNYDEVAQSAVLSRDGQTLFGGSEVALEPRGGAIFLLQDRVAPGLVVEEATAEMTGLEAGGNDVKMTFKPHGGSGRVKLRFEGRWTDRGGKEYRDESFLYEVKEDDEGQFHFSRQA
- a CDS encoding GH1 family beta-glucosidase encodes the protein MNDTRFPEGFVWGTATSAYQIEGAANEGGKGESIWDRFCHTPGKIAGGDTGDTACDHYHRYKEDIALLAELGIPNYRFSIAWPRIFPEKGKVNPEGIRFYHGLLDELQKYGIEPMATIFHWDLPQWIQDEGGWASRDIVPHFLAYAELLFREYGGRVNKWNTINEPWVVSMLGHGTGVNAPGHTDWYEALAVAHHVLLCHGLTVRKYKAMGFTGEIGIVLNFTPTYPATESAEDKAAAARYDGYFNTWFLGPVFKAAYPADMAAWYAAKLGPLRFIQDGDLEIMNTPGDFLAFNYYTRDVVKAGSGFPLLDVDFAATDADKTDMGWDIHPESLYRLLTRLKEEYTQLPIYITENGAAYDLPVVGGEIRDDNRIAYIHDHLEACLRFIREGGNLQGYYVWSFLDNFEWALGYQKRFGIVHVDYETLTRTPKRSAKWYSDVIRRNGLPERV
- a CDS encoding SDR family NAD(P)-dependent oxidoreductase, whose translation is MKLQQRAVIVTGAGSGIGRAICLEMAKEGARVVVADIQQAGCDETVRLVREAGGEAIAVRVDVTEATQIEAMVDAAIQAYGRIDVVCNNAGIGGAALPALEASEDMWDRVMNVNVKSMFMVCRRVIPHMLRNGGGTIINTSSASGFIASPAGCDYTASKHAILGLTKQLAYEYGQKGIRVNAICPGVIETALTKDVAVDGGPFEQLTMNAPAGRYGQPEEVAKAAVFLASDDASFMHGAAVRVDGGSTVY